The sequence TTTACGATGTATTACAAGTAAACtttaatattatatacaaaCTACCTTAATACAGACTCGTAAAAGCAACACATAATGATAATACCAACTAAAACATACTAtaatttagtattatttttcCCAGTGACGAGCACTCAGATTCATGCACTTAAATCGGCCACTTCCCAGTGACGATAACAAAATAGATTTCTTCCATCCTCATCATAAAATTCGAGCATTAGTTTATCTTGGCAACGCCCGTCGCAGTCATAGCAGATGAGTCGAGTGAGACGATTGTTCGGGACTATATTACATTTTGTACCATTAAACGAGAGATTTTGAGCAGGCTTGACATAAGGTGGACATTTTCCTAGTAAACATGGGATATGGAAAACGGTCCCACATTCATGACATGTATAAAGCCATATGGTTGAATCCATAATTTCCTCACAAATCTCACACCAATTGAGACTTTCATTCTCTTTGTAAGAAAGGGTGAGGAAATGCTCATCATGCTCATATCTCACTTTATAAGGGAGTGTAGCACAATAGAAGCACAAAAAGAAGATGCATTCAATACAATTCAAAGTTTGAACTTTCTCGTTTTCGCAGATTGAACATGGTCTAGATTTTCCAAGTTCATTGCTTAAGAACAAGGGATGTGGGTGGCATTGCTGGACAAATGGCTCAGATATTGCAGCACATCGCACGTCTATACTTATAGACTCATCTCCTTTGCTACACACATATCTGAAACCATACAAACAACGCTGACAATATTCacacaagaaaatatttttggtgtCACTCACTTGTAGAATAAAAGGATTGGGATGTGCTATATGTTGTTTTGTCCGGGGAAGATTTGCACATGCTTCATGGAGTACAAAATCACAGTTGGATTTCATACATCTGTAAACGCCACCACCATAGACTGGAAGTATGCATGCTTGACATCgcttttcatcatcatcatacaaaTTTTCAGTGGTCTTCTTTTCAAACTTCATGTGATGTGAATGGCTGAAATGTTGTATAATTCCATCACCTACCACTTCAAAAGAATTCAAATTTTCATAGTCTTCTTCCGGTTCTTCCTCAAGTTCTTTTCCATCCCACACATCTTCCCGAGTTGCACACCTGGAATGCACTGTGTAACTGCAATCTTTCGTGCAAGAATAACTTCCATAGTTTTCGTCAACTTTTTGACGACAAACTCCACAAGACAATATTCTAGAGATAGAATATGCAAAAGAAAGACGGTGGTCATGACGGGATATTCTTATGACAAATGGTAAGTAAATACAATTTTTATGGACAACAAAATCACATTGAAGACACACGTAAATGAGAGGTTTGCTATCAACAACCCCACAAACGTCACATGTCAAATCAGCTTTTCTCGGAAAGAAGTTGAGGTCATGCTCATGCCTTTTTGGAAAGTTAAGGAACGAGGGTGTTGTCGCGCAAACAGGATGCAAACTAAACTTACAAGTAAAACAGTAATAATATAACTTTGCGTCTTGATAGCTAGAACGACTTTCACAATGAGAACAATATATACCTGCAGATTCATCTTGAACTAGTTGGAGAGGGTGTTTAGAGTGATAAATAGATTTGATTAGAGGGGGAGACTCGACACATTCTTTGTGGAATGATACCTCACATTCGTGGCAAAAGTAATAGGTTGTACCAATTCCTTTAAATGTACAAGCATGACACAAAGACTCATCTCCTGATTCTTTGTTATTGCACCAATAAAGTGGGTAAAGGTGGTGGCCTTCGACATTTGGAAGATAACAAGAAATGTTGATTATCGTGAGCTCATTATAAGGATCGAAAAGGCAGTGTAATCGATGGAAAGGGCAAAAGAGGGGAGAAAGTGGAGAATGCTGGACCGAACTCATGGTTACAGAAAAGATGTTTGGATGGTTATTGCAAGTTTGGAGTTTAGTTGTTGTGATTTGTGACTATATATATactacaaaaatataaagttgAATGATTccatatcattttatttttctttacatgCCAACATCTCACGTCAAGTATTGCAATCTATTCACGTTTAAACTTCTCAAGCAAAGTACTAATTCTATGCTTTTACGTTTGCGTTTCCCATATTCCTATCTTACTTCCTGCACATTAACATTTCTCAAGCAAAATCATGATTCAACAAGAGTGTATGATATGATTTTTCCGTTTCAGGCTTATTTCATTTAGAT comes from Brassica rapa cultivar Chiifu-401-42 chromosome A02, CAAS_Brap_v3.01, whole genome shotgun sequence and encodes:
- the LOC103855250 gene encoding uncharacterized protein LOC103855250 codes for the protein MSSVQHSPLSPLFCPFHRLHCLFDPYNELTIINISCYLPNVEGHHLYPLYWCNNKESGDESLCHACTFKGIGTTYYFCHECEVSFHKECVESPPLIKSIYHSKHPLQLVQDESAGIYCSHCESRSSYQDAKLYYYCFTCKFSLHPVCATTPSFLNFPKRHEHDLNFFPRKADLTCDVCGVVDSKPLIYVCLQCDFVVHKNCIYLPFVIRISRHDHRLSFAYSISRILSCGVCRQKVDENYGSYSCTKDCSYTVHSRCATREDVWDGKELEEEPEEDYENLNSFEVVGDGIIQHFSHSHHMKFEKKTTENLYDDDEKRCQACILPVYGGGVYRCMKSNCDFVLHEACANLPRTKQHIAHPNPFILQVSDTKNIFLCEYCQRCLYGFRYVCSKGDESISIDVRCAAISEPFVQQCHPHPLFLSNELGKSRPCSICENEKVQTLNCIECIFFLCFYCATLPYKVRYEHDEHFLTLSYKENESLNWCEICEEIMDSTIWLYTCHECGTVFHIPCLLGKCPPYVKPAQNLSFNGTKCNIVPNNRLTRLICYDCDGRCQDKLMLEFYDEDGRNLFCYRHWEVADLSA